TAAAATTGGGTCGAAAGGCATTGCCTGATAAAGTGGTTGAAGCGGTGTGGGGGTTTTTTTCGGCTTATGCACTGGTGTTTGTGATTATTATGATTGCATTGCTGGGGACGGGACTCGATAACATTACTGCATTTTCAGCAACTGCGGCTTGCCTAAATAACCTGGGCCCAGGATTGGGAAGCGTTGCAGCACACTACGGCGATATTAGCGATGCCGCAAAGTGGATCCTTACGCTTGCTATGGTTTTTGGTCGTTTGGAAATTTTCACACTGTTAGTGCTGTTCACTCCTACCTTCTGGCGTGGTTAACCACGCCCAATTGAGTTGGCTTTCATTGCTGAAAGCCCGCTCGCAAAATGCTCTTGTCTTCGTGTGACGAACTGTCATCTTATTTTTGAACTTCGCAAAGAAAAAGTTAATAAAAATTTCAAAAACTCGGATTTTCGGGGTTTTCAAGTGTCAATATTTTTACAACGATTTAACTTGGAGGTGACCATCTTGCTTGCCACATGCTTTTCAGATAAAGGATTTAAAGTGATAAAGGGATTTGCTGCTAGCCATGAGCAGGGTTTAGGTATGCAGCTTATAGAACGAAGCGTAATACAGTTGAATAGCTTAATCGATGAAGTCGGTTACTTGCAGCTTAATCAGCTTACATTAGGTCGTGCCCAGAGCTATGACTTATTTCATCAAGTTGGCTGTGAGAGCGGTGCGCGTTTCGTTGTTCAAGTGATCTCAGAAAATGAGCTCTGGCAAAAGCGCCAGATACCAGCAATTGTCGATGATTTTGAGACTGAGGGAGTGAGCTGTTTATTCAAGCGTGATGTCTCGGGCATATTATTTGTTGCTAAGCGCAATAGTGAACCTATGATGTTGTTTATTGAAGCTGAAGAGCTCGCATTGCCACAAAGTTCACTCGAAGTACAAAGTAGAATGATGACGCTAAGAGATGGCGCAATAATGCTAAAAAGCCACTTTTTAGTAAAATAATTGACCCTTTTTTAGGTATTGTTGGTGATCGAAGAGTTGTAATTAATTTGAATTCAGTTTTAAATGGCCTTCCGCTAAAACTGCTACAATAAAAAAGTAGTAGAGTGAACTCAGGAAGGGTTGGACCTATGTTAAAAACTCAGGAGGTTGAGCAAGATACTTTGCTCACCGCTATCACCGCTGGAAGTATTGTTGATTTAGAAATTTGTTTACCGGCAAATAGCAAAAGAGTAAAAACAGAATACGTCGGTATGCTCCAAGGGGCATTTTTAATTCTTAACCATCCCAACCCTAAGCGATTAGGCGCGGCGCTGGACTTTGTGATGGAAGGGACTTCGGTTATCGTCCGAGCTTTGCTCGAGAATGGTGATGGCCAAGTCATTGCATTCAAATCGCAAATAAAAGCGGTCTCAGTCCATCCCGCGCGGCTTATTTTTCTTTATTTACCCGAAAAAGTACAAACCTACAAACTCCGCTCGCAAAACCGGGTGCCAACCTTAATCCCCGCAAAATTTCACTGCCATGGCAGTAAAGATGTTGGGGTAATAAAAGACATTTCACTTGCTGGTTTACAGCTAGACTTAACGTCGATTGATGCCGAGCATATGGAAGAGGGGCTGAAATGTGAGGTTTTCATTGAAGGAAAAGAAGGGAATCAGATCACGCTAGAGGGGGATATTCGACGCATAAAAAGTCATGAACAAATCGTCTCTTTAGGTATTCATTTAACTTCAGATGCGGACATAATCCGTAGCGTATTAAAAGATTACCTAATCGACTTGTCTATTTTTCAAGACCAACAAGATACCTAGGGCGCTTTAAACGAATAAAGCGCTTACTTGGAAGAGTTTTTCCACAACACCTATTTGCTTTTTGTCGATCAGGAACATGATCACATGGTCGCCAGAGAGAATAATGGTATCGTCATGAGCGATCAGTACATCTTCATCACGGACAATTGCGCCGATAGTTGCACCTGGTGGTAATTTAATATCTCGAATTGCACGACCGACAACCTTAGAAGTGTTTTCATCGCCATGTGCGACAGCTTCAATGGCCTCTGCAGCACCTTTACGCAATGAATAAACATTAACGATATCACCACGGCGAACATGGGTTAGTAGCGCTGAGATAGTCGCTTGCTGTGGTGAGATAGCAATATCAATGTCGCCACCTTGTACGAGGTCGACATAGGCACCACGTTGAATAAGCGCCATGGTCTTTTGTACGCCCATACGTTTTGCAAGCATCGCAGCCATAATGTTGGCTTCGTCGTCGTTCGTCACCGCGATGAACACGTCTACTTGTTCTATATGTTCTTCTGATAACAGTTCTTGGTCTGAGGCATCGCCACAAAAAACCACCGTATTATCGAGCATTTCAGACAATTGTGTGGCACGAGCTTGATTGCGTTCAATGAGCTTGACGCTATGGTTTTTGTCTAATGAACTGGCCAATCCCGCACCTATGTTACCGCCACCGGCAATCATAATTTTCTTGTAAGAGCGTTCGAGCTTTTGTAGCTCGTTCATGACCGCGCGAATATGCTTAGTTGCGGCGATAAAGAAGACTTCATCATCGGCTTCAATTACGGTGGTGCCGAGTGGCTTGATGGCTTTGCCTTGGCGATAAATAGCGGCAACGCGGGTGTCGACGTTTGGAATATGCTCTTTTAATGCAGAAAGTGCATAGCCAACGAGTAAGCCGCCGTAATAAGCTTTAACCGCCACGAGTGACAGCATGCCCTCTGCAAATTGCAACACCTGCAAAGCGCCTGGGTAATCTATTAGCCTGCGGATATATTGCGTTACTAGCTGCTCCGGTGCTATGTAATGATCGACCGGTAAGTCGTCATTGTGAAACAGCTTTTCTTTGTACTTTAAGTATTGCTCAGAGCGGATCCGAGCAATTTTGGTCGGCGTATTGAAAATACTATAGGCAACCTGACACGCAATCATATTAACTTCATCCGAGCTGGTTACTGCGATTATCATGTCGGCGTCTTCAGCACCTGCTTGACGTAAGATCTCAGGGTGAGCACTGTGGCCAGTGACCCCCTGTAGATCGTATTTGTCTTGCAGCTCTCTTAAGCGCTCGCCATCGATGTCGACAACGGTAATTTCATTTTCTTCACCGACGAGGTTTTCTGCCAGTGTCCCGCCGACTTGGCCGGCGCCTAAGATGATGATTTTCATATTGGTTACGGTCGATTTTCTATTATTGTTTTGTCAACTTTGCGTAGTAAAACCCATCACTCAATCCGGGTAATAGCTGCAAGCCAGGTTGTGTTTGTGTGTCTGCATCATGCAAAGGTACAAGCGTCGCATCAGGGGTCACAGAAAGAAAGCGTGCGATCTGTTGCTGGTTCTCTTGTGGTAGTACCGAGCAGGTAGCATAAACTAGTGTGCCACCGGGCTTAAGCAATGGCCAGATTTTATCAATAATTTGTGCCTGTAACGTCACCAAGTTATCAATATCAGAAGCACGTCTTAGCCATTTGATGTCAGGGTGTCGTCTAATAACGCCAGTTGCAGAGCAAGGTACATCCAATAAGATGCGATCATATTGCTCGCCGTCCCACCATGCTTCAGGGTCGCTTGCATCGCCCTCAAGGCATTTGGCCGATAATCCGATACGCTCAAGGTTTTGCTCCACACGTTGCAAGCGATCACCATCAGTATCAATTGCGGTCACTTTGGCGTCTGCTAACTCCAAAATATGGCAAGTCTTACCGCCTGGGGCGGAACAAGCATCAAGGATATTTTCACCCGCTTGTGGCGCTAATAATCTCGCGGCTTTTTGGGCGGCGGCATCTTGCACTGAGCAAGCGCCAGCGGCAAATTGTGGTAGCGCATAAACGTCTATTGGGCTATCAAGCAAGATCCCGTCTGGGTATTCGCTATGAAGCTGATAGGCTACCCCTTCTTGGTCTAGCATTGCTGCGTAGTCGGCAGTAGAGAATTGGGATTGGTTTACACGCAGCCACATTGGTGCTTGTTGTTGATTCGCTTCTAAAATAGCTTGCCATTGAGTTGGGTAAGCCGCTTTTAGTTGATTGATGAACCAGCCTGGGTGATTGTATAAACAAGCTGGGATCTCGGCAGCACTGGTTTCTAGTTCGACCTGATGACGTTGGAAGTTGCGTAAAATTGCATTAACCAACCCTTTCATACCTGGCGCTCTTAGTGGTGTAAGCGCGTTTACAGTCTCGGCTACCGCCGCATGAGCAGGAACGCGCATATGTTGCAGTTGGTAAATACCCACATACAGCAAGAACTGGAAAACACGGCGCTTACCTTTAAGCGGTTGCTCAAGTAATTGCTGGCAATAGTGTTCAAGCGAAGGCAAGTATCTTAATACGCCGTAGCAAATTTGCTGTAGCAAGGCTTTGTCTTTGCCGTCTAACTGGCTTGTGGCAAGTGGTAATTGAGCACTTAACGACGCGCCTTTATCGACGACTTGAAATAGGGTTTGGGCAGCGAGTGCGCGTACATTACTCACGCTTCACCAACCTTAGCACCAATTGCTACCCAGTCGGCTCGACCATTCAAAAAGTCTTGTGCAGACATGGGCTTTTTACCTTGTGGTTGCAAAGTGTGAATTTCCAATGCCTGTGTGCCACAGGCAATTACGATACCGTGCTTGTCTGCACGTAGCACATGTCCTGCATCACCTTGCTCGTCAACTACCTTCGCCTGCCAAATCTTGACGCTGTTACCCGCCATATTGGTAAAGCAAACCGGCCATGGATTAAATGCGCGGATGTTACGTTCAATTTGCGCAGCTTCCATCTGCCAGTCAATGTCGGCTTCTTCTTTGCTTAGTTTCTTAGCATAATTCGCTAGCGTATCGTCTTGCTTTTCTGGCGTGATCTCGCCCGCAGATAAGCGTGCTAGCGTATCAATAAGCGCGTCAGGGCCTAGTTCAGCAAGCTTGTTGTAGAGATCTGCACTGGTATCAGTAGCCGTAATAGGGCAGCGGGCGATGTGCAACATATCACCGGTATCTAGACCCTCATCCATTTGCATGATGGTTACGCCTGTTTCATTGTCGCCAGCCCAAATAGCACGCTGAATGGGGGCTGCGCCTCGCCATCGTGGTAA
This portion of the Pseudoalteromonas sp. GCY genome encodes:
- the rsmB gene encoding 16S rRNA (cytosine(967)-C(5))-methyltransferase RsmB, which produces MSNVRALAAQTLFQVVDKGASLSAQLPLATSQLDGKDKALLQQICYGVLRYLPSLEHYCQQLLEQPLKGKRRVFQFLLYVGIYQLQHMRVPAHAAVAETVNALTPLRAPGMKGLVNAILRNFQRHQVELETSAAEIPACLYNHPGWFINQLKAAYPTQWQAILEANQQQAPMWLRVNQSQFSTADYAAMLDQEGVAYQLHSEYPDGILLDSPIDVYALPQFAAGACSVQDAAAQKAARLLAPQAGENILDACSAPGGKTCHILELADAKVTAIDTDGDRLQRVEQNLERIGLSAKCLEGDASDPEAWWDGEQYDRILLDVPCSATGVIRRHPDIKWLRRASDIDNLVTLQAQIIDKIWPLLKPGGTLVYATCSVLPQENQQQIARFLSVTPDATLVPLHDADTQTQPGLQLLPGLSDGFYYAKLTKQ
- the trkA gene encoding Trk system potassium transporter TrkA, producing MKIIILGAGQVGGTLAENLVGEENEITVVDIDGERLRELQDKYDLQGVTGHSAHPEILRQAGAEDADMIIAVTSSDEVNMIACQVAYSIFNTPTKIARIRSEQYLKYKEKLFHNDDLPVDHYIAPEQLVTQYIRRLIDYPGALQVLQFAEGMLSLVAVKAYYGGLLVGYALSALKEHIPNVDTRVAAIYRQGKAIKPLGTTVIEADDEVFFIAATKHIRAVMNELQKLERSYKKIMIAGGGNIGAGLASSLDKNHSVKLIERNQARATQLSEMLDNTVVFCGDASDQELLSEEHIEQVDVFIAVTNDDEANIMAAMLAKRMGVQKTMALIQRGAYVDLVQGGDIDIAISPQQATISALLTHVRRGDIVNVYSLRKGAAEAIEAVAHGDENTSKVVGRAIRDIKLPPGATIGAIVRDEDVLIAHDDTIILSGDHVIMFLIDKKQIGVVEKLFQVSALFV
- a CDS encoding flagellar brake domain-containing protein; this encodes MLKTQEVEQDTLLTAITAGSIVDLEICLPANSKRVKTEYVGMLQGAFLILNHPNPKRLGAALDFVMEGTSVIVRALLENGDGQVIAFKSQIKAVSVHPARLIFLYLPEKVQTYKLRSQNRVPTLIPAKFHCHGSKDVGVIKDISLAGLQLDLTSIDAEHMEEGLKCEVFIEGKEGNQITLEGDIRRIKSHEQIVSLGIHLTSDADIIRSVLKDYLIDLSIFQDQQDT
- the fmt gene encoding methionyl-tRNA formyltransferase, yielding MSNPLRIVFAGTPDFAARHLDALIQSQHDIVAVYCPPDRPAGRGKKLKACEVKVLAQEHNLPVLQPQSLKTSEAQAELAALDADVMIVVAYGVLLPKAILDTPRLGCLNVHGSILPRWRGAAPIQRAIWAGDNETGVTIMQMDEGLDTGDMLHIARCPITATDTSADLYNKLAELGPDALIDTLARLSAGEITPEKQDDTLANYAKKLSKEEADIDWQMEAAQIERNIRAFNPWPVCFTNMAGNSVKIWQAKVVDEQGDAGHVLRADKHGIVIACGTQALEIHTLQPQGKKPMSAQDFLNGRADWVAIGAKVGEA